From Myxococcus stipitatus, the proteins below share one genomic window:
- a CDS encoding aminotransferase class I/II-fold pyridoxal phosphate-dependent enzyme, producing the protein MELKNRYRNTESMVGLGNPSFAAAKEAGLLDLAVHNTERGTLALPDGREFINTCSCSYLGLDSHPAVLQGAIDVLRREGTLCMSISRLRVRLADLDHLEEELSRRWRARTIVTNSASSASAGLLPLIASGHLLPDGQKPILVFDKSAHFSMNLIKPICADETHVITAPHNDIDFLEDLCRKHARVAYVADGFYSMGGVAIVHELFRLQERYGLFLYFDDSHSLSLYGEAGEGYVRAAMKGELNERTIIIGSLGKGFGTAGGAVMLGPGHHADLVGRFAGPLGWSQSLSIPAIGASLASARLHGGEELHARQRRLRENVRYFDERVATRTVGEDFPIKVIDVGPEAMAVERSRQLMERGFYASAVFFPIVPKGRAGLRIILRSNLTHEDLRRLCDALVELAVPGT; encoded by the coding sequence ATGGAACTCAAGAATCGCTATCGCAACACGGAGTCGATGGTGGGCCTGGGCAACCCCTCCTTCGCGGCGGCGAAGGAGGCGGGGCTGCTGGACCTGGCGGTCCACAACACGGAGCGCGGCACGCTCGCGCTGCCGGATGGGCGTGAATTCATCAACACCTGTTCGTGCTCGTACCTGGGGCTGGACTCGCACCCGGCGGTCCTCCAGGGGGCCATCGACGTGCTCCGCCGCGAGGGGACGCTCTGCATGTCCATCTCCCGGCTCCGGGTGCGGCTGGCCGACCTGGACCACCTCGAGGAGGAGCTGTCGCGCCGCTGGCGCGCGCGGACCATCGTCACCAACTCCGCCAGCTCCGCCAGCGCGGGCCTGCTGCCGCTCATCGCGTCCGGGCACCTGCTGCCAGACGGCCAGAAGCCCATCCTGGTCTTCGACAAGTCCGCCCACTTCTCGATGAACCTCATCAAGCCCATCTGCGCGGACGAGACCCACGTCATCACCGCGCCCCACAACGACATCGACTTCCTGGAGGACCTCTGCCGCAAGCACGCGCGCGTCGCGTATGTCGCGGACGGGTTCTATTCCATGGGCGGGGTGGCCATCGTCCACGAGTTGTTCCGCCTGCAGGAGCGCTACGGCCTGTTCCTGTACTTCGACGACTCGCACTCGCTCTCCCTCTACGGCGAGGCGGGGGAGGGGTACGTGCGGGCGGCGATGAAGGGGGAGCTCAACGAGCGCACCATCATCATCGGCTCGCTGGGCAAGGGCTTCGGGACGGCGGGGGGCGCGGTGATGCTCGGCCCCGGCCATCACGCGGACCTGGTGGGCCGCTTCGCGGGGCCGCTGGGCTGGTCGCAGAGCCTGTCCATCCCCGCCATCGGCGCGAGCCTGGCGTCCGCGCGGCTGCATGGCGGCGAGGAGCTCCACGCGCGCCAGCGGCGGCTGCGCGAGAACGTCCGCTACTTCGACGAGCGGGTCGCCACCCGCACCGTGGGCGAGGACTTCCCCATCAAGGTCATCGACGTGGGCCCGGAGGCCATGGCGGTGGAGCGCTCGCGCCAGTTGATGGAGCGCGGGTTCTATGCCTCGGCCGTGTTCTTCCCCATCGTCCCCAAGGGACGCGCGGGACTGCGCATCATCCTCCGCTCCAACCTCACCCACGAAGACCTGCGGCGCCTGTGTGACGCGCTCGTGGAGCTG